A single genomic interval of Lynx canadensis isolate LIC74 chromosome A2, mLynCan4.pri.v2, whole genome shotgun sequence harbors:
- the SELENOK gene encoding selenoprotein K, whose product MVYISNGQVLDSRSQSPWRLSLITDFFWGIAEFVVLFFKTLLQQDVKKRRGYGNSSDSRYDDGRGPPGNPPRRMGRINHLRGPSPPPMAGGUGR is encoded by the exons ATGGTTTACATCTCGAATG GACAAGTGTTGGACAGCCGGAGTCAGTCCCCATGGAGATTATCTTTGATAACAGATTTCTTTTGGGGAATAGCTGAGTTCGTGGTTTTGTT TTTCAAGACTCTGCTTCAGCAAGatgtgaaaaagagaagaggcTACGGAAACTCCTCTGATTCCAGATATGATGATGGAAGAGG gcCACCAGGAAACCCTCCCAGAAGAATGGGTCGAATTAATCATCTGCGTGGCCCTAGTCCTCCTCCAATGGCTGGTGGATGAGGAAGGTAA